The DNA window CAACCATCATCTGGATCATCTCCGCGAGATCGATATCATCAACCTTCGCTGAACCGATGTATTTCCCATCACGCAAGATGCTCAGGCTGTCGCAAATCTCGTAGATTTCCTCAAGATGGTGAGAGATGAAGAACATGCCCACGCCTTTCGCTTTTAAATCGCGCATCACGCGAAAAAGGTGTTCCGCTTCGCTTGGGGTTAAGGTGGCAGTCGGTTCATCGAGGATCAGAATACGGGCATCCAGCGAGAGCGCTTTGGCAATTTCCACGAACTGCTGCTCAGCCACGCTGAGATGGCAAATTTGCTCATCGGGATCCAGCGTCACGCCGAGCTCTTTAAAGATCCTGAGAGCCTCGCGGCGCATGGTTTTACGGTCTAATAAACCAAATGGATTCACTTTCTCGCGGTTGAGAAAAATATTCTCATAGGCATTAAGATAGGGAATAAGAGAAAATTCCTGAAAAATAATCCCAACGCCACACTGAATGGCATCGCGATAATTATGAAAATGCTGCTGCTTGCCATCAATAAAAATGTTGCCGGTATCCGGTTGATATATCCCACAGAGGATTTTCATCAACGTGGATTTACCCGCGCCATTTTCACCGAGTAAAGCATGCACCTCCCCTCGCCCAAGGGTAATATTGACATTATCGAGCGCCTTGACTCCGGGGAAGCTTTTACTGACATTTTTGACTTCCAGTAAGCTGGGCATGAACATCGCTCCATGACGACACGATAATATATCGTGCCATACTTTAATAAGAATCCACGACGGCCCACGAACTTAATCGCGAGCCGTTATGGAGTAATAACGCTCTTACCAATGGAAATCTTTGGCGTTTGTTTTATCAATAAGCTTCACATCAACAGGAATCTCTTTCGGAATATTCGCGCCCCAATGTTTAGCCAGCGCAATACCTAAACCGATACGTAACTGGTCGCGCGGGAACTGCGCGGCAGTGGCAATAAATGGCGTATTGCCTTTAGCAATTTCAGCTACCGCTTCCGGCGAACCGTCAACGCTAACTAATTTCACATCACGGCCGGAAGACTGAATAGCCGCCAGCGCACCAAGAGAGCCAACGTCGTTAACGCTGAAAATACCGTTGAGCGTTGGATTGGATTGCAACATATTTTCCGTCACGCTCATGGAGGTATCGCGTTCTTGCTTGCCGTTCAGTTTGGTAATGACTTTAATATTAGGATGCTTTTTCATCGCATCTTCAAAACCACGAACGCGTTCCAGAATAGGTACCACGGGAATGCCATCGAGAATCGCGACGTTGCCTTTATCCCCCAGCGCTTTGGCTAAATGCTCACCGGCAATAAAACCTGCGTCATAGTTTTTAGAACCGACAAATGAGTCAATAGGCCCGTTTGCCTGAGCATCAATCGCTACCACCACCACACCTGCTTTTTTCGCCGCCAGAACTGCCGTTTCCGCGCCTACGCTATCAGCTGGGTTGATCAGCAGAATATCAATTTTCTTCTGCAACATATCCTCAACGTCGCTAATCTGCTTGGAGACATCATGCGCAGCATCAGCAGTATATACAGTGGCATTAATATCTTTCGCCGACTGCTCAAGTGATTCTTTCATGGTGACAAAATATTCGTTATTCAATTCCTGGAACGACATACCGATAGTTAGCGGCTTAGCATTAACGCAGGCGACCATACTCATCGCCAGAAGTCCTGAGAGTAATGCTTTCGTATTCAATTTTACAGGCATTCAATATCTCCTTTTTGAGTTATGCGCTAAAGGATAAAGATTATCCTTTAGCGTTTTCATGGTACGAATGTTGCCTGATAGCCTGAGCAATAAATTAACGACCGGTAGACATCATCAGACCACCGATATTTACCCCAGTTATCACCATGATACAAATCCAGTATTTATTTAGCCTCCATTTATTTCAATGTAGTGACACTCAAAATAAATGAAACTATTTAATTTTTAAATTTTTATGGTTTAATAACGACCTTGATAGAATCCAGCGATTTTGCCATTTCAAACGCCGCTTTCCACTCATCGATAGAATAGAAATGAGTGACGACACCTTTCGCAGTCAGCAGGCCGCGCTCAAAGAGATCGATGGCGATTTCATAGCTGTACGGGCCAAGATGCGCACCGCGAATATCCAGCTCTTTTCGGTCGCCAATGATCGACCAGTCGGCGGTGGTTTCTTTACCAAACACGCTGAACTCGACAAAACGACCCAGTTTACGAATCATCTCCAGTCCCTGGGTAACGCCAATCGGCGCGCCGGTAGCTTCAATGTAGACGTCGCAGCCGTAGCCTTCGGTCATGGCTTTAACAATGGCAACGGCGTCTTCTTTGGCTGCATTGATAACCACATCCGCACCAAACTCTTTCGCCAGCGCCAGACGGTCTTCCATGGTGTCGATCACCACCAACTTTTTCGGCGTCTTAAGAT is part of the Klebsiella huaxiensis genome and encodes:
- a CDS encoding ABC transporter substrate-binding protein, which codes for MSMVACVNAKPLTIGMSFQELNNEYFVTMKESLEQSAKDINATVYTADAAHDVSKQISDVEDMLQKKIDILLINPADSVGAETAVLAAKKAGVVVVAIDAQANGPIDSFVGSKNYDAGFIAGEHLAKALGDKGNVAILDGIPVVPILERVRGFEDAMKKHPNIKVITKLNGKQERDTSMSVTENMLQSNPTLNGIFSVNDVGSLGALAAIQSSGRDVKLVSVDGSPEAVAEIAKGNTPFIATAAQFPRDQLRIGLGIALAKHWGANIPKEIPVDVKLIDKTNAKDFHW